One window of the Choristoneura fumiferana chromosome 18, NRCan_CFum_1, whole genome shotgun sequence genome contains the following:
- the LOC141437915 gene encoding uncharacterized protein isoform X1 — protein sequence MDLPFEVLVYIFKYLPKSDRKAASETCTSWYQAANAHCFLKNKVVVFYKSTFTDDISLLEMFENSSTIYYNYLFNEVELSSKTLGFWDRMGDNILSLTLKNCDICEKVFASIIQKCMNLEMLTIQSCKELFMSGRLLEGKTEGLLTESLENLKVLSLSGNQYLTDALLNRFVTAAPALEELDLSGCSLQFHLGLVKRFYPAGTDINLNPSESVLTFYFVQQIIASKAKNIKKLLFSNTLIDGTALKSLSETPDMQLECLEAHSCDQLTNTGFLALTNHQTSLRELDISLCSRVTDQSLVHICKNLVNLEYLNIQRCRAVTDLGIVELHKLKKLKSLNISQCELITKEGLSKGICAEENNLLEELDIHSLNLDHTGLVMILEKLPKLRSLDISYCFNAATDTSIQVIFKNQVFLETLKMSHCDKVSDAGFTGMGKVESAGESDGPIMSNYDDINTPQRINLGSRAEEEIVRDAKRKRDVMKMCEKLSLDSFTGFSLARLQNLKVLDMSGCNRITDVSLRYAFNFKELTVLNLSRCQQITHEGIEHLVENCPSIEHFNLVDCYNLKDEAVNSIVKGLHRLQTLELKGCNQLTDKTLESVKLHCKKLKFLDVQGCRNMSPELACSIGSLPTLHTVLMTKPGPYVTDGVKNRTPGTKFLPALMRKFRLH from the exons atggaTTTACCTTTTGAA gtTTTAGTATACATTTTCAAATACTTACCAAAGTCAGACAGAAAAGCCGCCAGCGAAACATGCACTTCCTGGTACCAAGCAGCAAATGCACATTGTTTTTTAAAGAACAAAGTAGTTGTATTTTACAAATCTACATTCACTGATGATATATCCTTATTGGAAATGTTTGAGAATTCATCTACTATTTACTACAACTATCTTTTTAATGAAGTTGAACTGTCAAGTAAGACACTAGGGTTTTGGGATAGAATGGGAGACAACATTTTAAGCCTGACTCTAAAAAACTGTGATATTTGTGAAAAAGTATTTGCTTCTATTATACAAAAATGTATGAATCTGGAAATGTTAACCATTCAAAGTTGCAAAGAGCTATTCATGTCAGGAAGACTGTTAGAGGGAAAGACAGAAGGTCTTTTGACAGAAAGTCTAGAAAATTTGAAAGTTCTTAGCTTATCTGGAAATCAGTACCTCACTGATGCACTGCTCAACAGGTTTGTTACAGCAGCTCCCGCACTAGAGGAACTTGACTTGTCAGGTTGTTCTCTACAGTTTCATCTTGGCTTGGTCAAAAGGTTTTATCCGGCTGGAACAGATATTAATCTAAATCCATCAGAAAGTGTGCTAACTTTCTATTTTGTACAACAGATTATTGCCTCCAaagctaaaaatattaaaaaactgcTGTTCTCAAATACTCTTATAGACGGTACTGCCCTTAAATCTCTTTCAGAAACGCCTGATATGCAGTTGGAATGCCTTGAAGCCCATTCTTGTGATCAACTCACAAACACAGGCTTTCTAGCCCTGACAAACCACCAGACATCATTGAGAGAGCTTGACATAAGCTTATGCAGCAGAGTCACAGACCAATCACTGGTTCACATCTGCAAAAATCTAGTCAACCTAGAGTACCTTAATATACAAAGGTGTAGAGCTGTGACAGATTTAGGAATAGTAGAGCTACACAagcttaaaaaattaaaatcattaaatataTCCCAATGTGAATTAATTACGAAAGAAGGCCTAAGTAAAGGGATCTGTGCTGAAGAAAATAACTTGCTAGAAGAATTAGATATACATTCTTTAAACTTGGATCACACTGGACTTGTTATGATTTTAGAAAAACTGCCCAAATTACGTTCATTGGATATAAGCTACTGTTTCAATGCTGCTACTGACACTTcaattcaggttatatttaaaaatcaagTATTTTTAGAAACATTAAAGATGAGTCATTGTGACAAAGTGTCAGATGCTGGATTTACTGGTATGGGTAAGGTGGAGTCAGCGGGCGAAAGTGATGGTCCCATAATGTCCAATTATGATGATATTAATACACCACAAAGGATAAATCTTGGATCCAGAGCAGAAGAAGAAATAGTTCGCGATGCAAAAAGAAAACGAGATGTTATGAAAATGTGCGAGAAACTGTCTTTGGATTCCTTTACTGGCTTCTCTTTGGCGCGATTGCAAAACTTAAAAGTATTAGATATGAGTGGCTGCAATCGAATTACTGACGTTAGCCTAAGATACGCTTTTAACTTCAAAGAGCTGACTGTTTTGAATCTGAGTAGATGCCAGCAAATAACACATGAAGGAATAGAGCATCTAGTTGAAAACTGCCCCAGTATTGAGCATTTTAATTTAGTAGATTGTTACAATTTGAAAGATGAAGCTGTTAATAGCATAGTGAAGGGATTACATAGATTGCAAACACTTGAACTTAAg GGTTGTAATCAGCTGACGGATAAAACATTAGAATCAGTAAAGTTGCACTGTAAGAAGCTAAAATTCTTGGATGTCCAAGGCTGTCGAAACATGTCTCCTGAGCTGGCATGTTCTATCGGGAGTTTACCAACACTGCACACTGTGCTTATGACAAAGCCCGGTCCGTATGTTACTGATGGTGTCAAAAATAGGACTCCAGGAACTAAATTTCTACCAGCACTTATGAGGAAGTTTCGATTacattaa
- the LOC141437915 gene encoding uncharacterized protein isoform X2, protein MFENSSTIYYNYLFNEVELSSKTLGFWDRMGDNILSLTLKNCDICEKVFASIIQKCMNLEMLTIQSCKELFMSGRLLEGKTEGLLTESLENLKVLSLSGNQYLTDALLNRFVTAAPALEELDLSGCSLQFHLGLVKRFYPAGTDINLNPSESVLTFYFVQQIIASKAKNIKKLLFSNTLIDGTALKSLSETPDMQLECLEAHSCDQLTNTGFLALTNHQTSLRELDISLCSRVTDQSLVHICKNLVNLEYLNIQRCRAVTDLGIVELHKLKKLKSLNISQCELITKEGLSKGICAEENNLLEELDIHSLNLDHTGLVMILEKLPKLRSLDISYCFNAATDTSIQVIFKNQVFLETLKMSHCDKVSDAGFTGMGKVESAGESDGPIMSNYDDINTPQRINLGSRAEEEIVRDAKRKRDVMKMCEKLSLDSFTGFSLARLQNLKVLDMSGCNRITDVSLRYAFNFKELTVLNLSRCQQITHEGIEHLVENCPSIEHFNLVDCYNLKDEAVNSIVKGLHRLQTLELKGCNQLTDKTLESVKLHCKKLKFLDVQGCRNMSPELACSIGSLPTLHTVLMTKPGPYVTDGVKNRTPGTKFLPALMRKFRLH, encoded by the exons ATGTTTGAGAATTCATCTACTATTTACTACAACTATCTTTTTAATGAAGTTGAACTGTCAAGTAAGACACTAGGGTTTTGGGATAGAATGGGAGACAACATTTTAAGCCTGACTCTAAAAAACTGTGATATTTGTGAAAAAGTATTTGCTTCTATTATACAAAAATGTATGAATCTGGAAATGTTAACCATTCAAAGTTGCAAAGAGCTATTCATGTCAGGAAGACTGTTAGAGGGAAAGACAGAAGGTCTTTTGACAGAAAGTCTAGAAAATTTGAAAGTTCTTAGCTTATCTGGAAATCAGTACCTCACTGATGCACTGCTCAACAGGTTTGTTACAGCAGCTCCCGCACTAGAGGAACTTGACTTGTCAGGTTGTTCTCTACAGTTTCATCTTGGCTTGGTCAAAAGGTTTTATCCGGCTGGAACAGATATTAATCTAAATCCATCAGAAAGTGTGCTAACTTTCTATTTTGTACAACAGATTATTGCCTCCAaagctaaaaatattaaaaaactgcTGTTCTCAAATACTCTTATAGACGGTACTGCCCTTAAATCTCTTTCAGAAACGCCTGATATGCAGTTGGAATGCCTTGAAGCCCATTCTTGTGATCAACTCACAAACACAGGCTTTCTAGCCCTGACAAACCACCAGACATCATTGAGAGAGCTTGACATAAGCTTATGCAGCAGAGTCACAGACCAATCACTGGTTCACATCTGCAAAAATCTAGTCAACCTAGAGTACCTTAATATACAAAGGTGTAGAGCTGTGACAGATTTAGGAATAGTAGAGCTACACAagcttaaaaaattaaaatcattaaatataTCCCAATGTGAATTAATTACGAAAGAAGGCCTAAGTAAAGGGATCTGTGCTGAAGAAAATAACTTGCTAGAAGAATTAGATATACATTCTTTAAACTTGGATCACACTGGACTTGTTATGATTTTAGAAAAACTGCCCAAATTACGTTCATTGGATATAAGCTACTGTTTCAATGCTGCTACTGACACTTcaattcaggttatatttaaaaatcaagTATTTTTAGAAACATTAAAGATGAGTCATTGTGACAAAGTGTCAGATGCTGGATTTACTGGTATGGGTAAGGTGGAGTCAGCGGGCGAAAGTGATGGTCCCATAATGTCCAATTATGATGATATTAATACACCACAAAGGATAAATCTTGGATCCAGAGCAGAAGAAGAAATAGTTCGCGATGCAAAAAGAAAACGAGATGTTATGAAAATGTGCGAGAAACTGTCTTTGGATTCCTTTACTGGCTTCTCTTTGGCGCGATTGCAAAACTTAAAAGTATTAGATATGAGTGGCTGCAATCGAATTACTGACGTTAGCCTAAGATACGCTTTTAACTTCAAAGAGCTGACTGTTTTGAATCTGAGTAGATGCCAGCAAATAACACATGAAGGAATAGAGCATCTAGTTGAAAACTGCCCCAGTATTGAGCATTTTAATTTAGTAGATTGTTACAATTTGAAAGATGAAGCTGTTAATAGCATAGTGAAGGGATTACATAGATTGCAAACACTTGAACTTAAg GGTTGTAATCAGCTGACGGATAAAACATTAGAATCAGTAAAGTTGCACTGTAAGAAGCTAAAATTCTTGGATGTCCAAGGCTGTCGAAACATGTCTCCTGAGCTGGCATGTTCTATCGGGAGTTTACCAACACTGCACACTGTGCTTATGACAAAGCCCGGTCCGTATGTTACTGATGGTGTCAAAAATAGGACTCCAGGAACTAAATTTCTACCAGCACTTATGAGGAAGTTTCGATTacattaa